One window of the Manihot esculenta cultivar AM560-2 chromosome 14, M.esculenta_v8, whole genome shotgun sequence genome contains the following:
- the LOC110600045 gene encoding peptide methionine sulfoxide reductase, whose protein sequence is MACIAPNPALDPDLDQPDNPAHEFAQFGAGCFWGVELAFQRVFGVLKTEVGYSQGHVHDPNYKLVCTGATNHVEVVRVQFDPEVCPYTNLLSLFWSRHDPTTFNRQGGDVGSQYRSGIYYYNEKQARLAQESKESKQLEMKDKKIVTEILPAKRFYRAEEYHQQYLENGGRNGAKQSAEKGCSDPIRCYG, encoded by the exons ATGGCTTGTATCGCACCCAACCCTGCCCTCGATCCTGATCTGGACCAACCCGATAATCCCGCTCACGAGTTTGCTCAGTTCGGAGCAGGCTGTTTCTGGGGAGTGGAGCTTGCGTTTCAACGAGTTTTTGGGGTACTGAAGACGGAGGTCGGATACTCTCAGGGTCACGTCCACGATCCTAATTACAAACTCGTTTGCACCGGCGCTACTAACCACGTCGAGGTCGTGCGAGTCCAATTTGACCCGGAGGTTTGCCCCTATACCAACCTCCTCTCTCTTTTCTGGTCTCGCCACGATCCTACAACTTTCAATCGCCAG GGTGGTGATGTGGGTTCCCAGTATAGATCAGGAATATACTATTACAATGAGAAACAAGCTCGTTTAGCCCAAGAATCAAAGGAATCTAAGCAGTTGGAAATGAAGGATAAGAAGATTGTCACTGAAATTCTTCCAGCTAAAAGATTTTATAGAGCAGAGGAGTACCACCAGCAGTATCTTGAAAATGGAGGACGTAATGGAGCCAAGCAGTCTGCTGAGAAGGGTTGCAGTGACCCCATAAGATGTTATGGTTAA
- the LOC122721749 gene encoding uncharacterized protein LOC122721749: MVKVTTYFAMSFGAFLFWQSMDKVHVWIALHQDEKKERLEKEMEIRRVREELLQQAKEKDSLA, translated from the exons ATGGTGAAAGTGACAACGTATTTTGCGATGTCATTTGGGGCCTTTCTATTCTGGCAATCAATGGACAAAGTCCACGTCTGGATTGCTCTTCACCAGGACGAGAAG AAAGAAAGACTTGAAAAGGAGATGGAGATCAGGAGGGTCAGAGAAGAGCTATTGCAGCAAGCTAAAGAGAAGGATTCACTAGCATGA
- the LOC110600043 gene encoding vignain has protein sequence MAMKRFLLLALSLALVLGISESFEFHENDLASEESLWDLYERWRSHHTVSRSLHEKHKRFNVFKYNAMHVYNTNKQDKPYKLKLNKYADMTNHEFRSTYAGSKIKHHRMFRGVPHVNESFMYEKVERVPSSVDWRKKGAVTGVKDQGQCGSCWAFSTVVAVEGINQIKTNKLVSLSEQELVDCDIDVNQGCNGGLMEYAFEFIKNQGGITTETNYPYIADGGSCDVSKENSPAVSIDGYEKVPANNEDALLKAVANQPVSVAIDAGGSDFQFYSEGVFTGSCGTELDHGVAIVGYGTTVDGTKYWIVKNSWGTEWGEKGYIRMQRGISDREGLCGIAMEASYPIKNTSDNPKGVKSSPKDEL, from the exons ATGGCAATGAAGAGGTTTCTGCTTCTTGCTCTCTCATTGGCTTTGGTTCTAGGAATTTCAGAGAGTTTTGAATTCCATGAAAATGATCTGGCATCTGAAGAAAGCTTGTGGGATTTGTACGAGAGGTGGAGGAGCCACCACACTGTTTCTAGGAGTCTTCACGAGAAACACAAGCGTTTCAATGTGTTCAAATACAATGCCATGCATGTTTACAACACTAACAAGCAGGATAAGCCTTACAAGTTGAAGCTGAACAAGTATGCAGACATGACCAACCATGAATTTAGGAGCACTTATGCTGGTTCAAAGATAAAACATCATCGGATGTTTAGAGGGGTGCCACATGTAAACGAGAGCTTCATGTATGAGAAAGTGGAAAGAGTTCCGTCGTCCGTTGATTGGAGAAAGAAAGGTGCTGTCACTGGTGTTAAGGACCAGGGCCAATGTG gTAGTTGCTGGGCATTTTCAACCGTCGTAGCAGTTGAGGGTATTAATCAAATTAAGACTAATAAGCTAGTATCTCTGTCCGAGCAAGAGTTGGTGGATTGCGACATTGATGTGAACCAAGGATGTAATGGAGGGCTAATGGAGTATGCATTTGAGTTCATTAAGAATCAAGGAGGCATAACAACTGAGACTAATTACCCTTACATAGCTGATGGTGGAAGTTGTGATGTTTCAAAG GAGAATTCACCAGCAGTCTCTATTGACGGATATGAGAAGGTGCCTGCAAATAATGAGGATGCGTTGCTCAAGGCAGTTGCAAACCAGCCTGTATCTGTGGCCATAGATGCTGGAGGTTCAGATTTCCAGTTCTATTCAGAG GGGGTATTTACTGGAAGTTGCGGAACAGAACTAGATCATGGAGTTGCAATCGTGGGTTATGGCACAACTGTTGATGGAACCAAGTACTGGATTGTGAAGAATTCCTGGGGAACAGAATGGGGAGAGAAGGGCTACATAAGGATGCAGCGTGGCATCTCAGATAGAGAGGGACTCTGTGGTATAGCAATGGAGGCTTCATATCCCATCAAGAACACCTCAGATAATCCTAAAGGAGTTAAATCTTCTCCCAAGGATGAACTCTAA
- the LOC110600272 gene encoding autophagy-related protein 16 isoform X2, which produces MSQEELAKEAIKHALKALRKRHLLEEAAHAPAYTALSRPIIFQGSEWKEKAENLELELQQCYRAQSRLSEQLVVEVAESRASKAALEEKEAAFTDLQKELAQTRDECSQLKVDLEEKIKALELVVSENHSLRKQLEEMTVKAKNAEAENKILVDRWMLQKMQDAERLNEANALYEEMIDRLKARGLEKLAQQQVDGVVRQSEGGTMSFVESTIPAACKHKITAHDGGCASIMFEYNSSKLISGGQDRSIKMWDTNTGSLSRTLYGCLGSVLDLSVTHDNRSVIAASSSNNLYVWDANSGRVRHTLTGHIDKVCAVDVSKISSRHIVSAAYDRTIKVWDLHKGYCTSTIVFHSNCNALCFSMDGQTICSGHVDGNLRLWDIHTGKLLSEVAAHSLAITSICLSQNGNVVLTSGRDNLHNLFDMRSLEVCGTLRATGNRVASNWSRSCMSPDDNYVAAGSADGSVYIWSISKAEIVSTLKEHTSPVLCCSWSGLGKPLASADKNGIIYTWA; this is translated from the exons AT GTCTCAGGAGGAGCTTGCGAAGGAAGCTATAAAGCACGCGCTTAAGGCGTTGAGGAAGCGCCATTTGCTTGAAGAAGCCGCCCATGCTCCTGCTTATACTGCTCTTTCCAGACCGATTATCTTTcag GGCTCAGAATGGAAGGAGAAAGCAGAAAATCTTGAATTGGAACTTCAGCAATGTTACAGAGCTCAGTCTCGATTATCTGAGCAACTTGTAGTGGAGGTAGCAGAGTCCAGAGCATCAAAGGCTGCACTGGAAGAGAAAGAGGCAGCATTCACTGATTTGCAAAAGGAGTTGGCTCAAACAAG GGATGAATGCTCTCAATTAAAGGTAGATTTGGAAGAAAAGATTAAGGCTCTAGAATTGGTTGTCAGTGAGAATCACTCACTTCGAAAGCAATTGGAAGAGATGACTGTCAAGGCTAAGAATGCAGAAGCAGAAAATAAGATATTAGTTGATCGCTGGATGCTGCAAAAGATGCAGGATGCTGAGCGTCTTAATGAG GCTAATGCACTATATGAAGAAATGATTGACCGGCTCAAGGCAAGAGGTTTAGAGAAACTTGCTCAGCAGCAAGTGGATGGAGTGGTCCGGCAAAGTGAAGGTGGTACTATGTCTTTTGTCGAATCAACCATTCCTGCTGCATGCAAGCACAAAATTACTGCTCATGATGGTGGCTGTGCTTCTATAATGTTTGAGTACAACTCAAGCAAATTGATTAGTGGTGGACAGGATCGATCAATCAAAATGTGGGATACAAATACAGGATCCTTAAGTCGTACACTATATGGTTGCCTTGGCTCTGTTCTTGATCTTTCTGTGACCCATGATAATAGATCTGTCATTGCAGCCAGTAGCTCAAATAACTTGTATGTATGGGATGCCAACTCAGGGCGTGTCCGTCACACTCTCACAGGCCACATTGACAAAGTGTGTGCCGTGGATGTCAGCAAAATTTCAAGTCGACATATTGTCAGTGCTGCTTATGATCGCACTATAAAAGTGTGGGATTTGCATAAGGGTTACTGCACCAGCACAATTGTCTTCCACAGCAATTGCAATGCTCTTTGTTTCAGCATGGATGGACAGACCATTTGCTCAGGCCATGTTGATGGGAATCTTCGATTATGGGATATCCATACAGGAAAGTTACTCAGTGAAGTTGCTGCACATTCACTTGCAATTACGTCTATATGTCTATCTCAAAATGGAAATGTTGTATTGACGAGTGGAAGAGACAACTTGCACAACTTATTTGATATGAGGTCTTTGGAAGTTTGTGGTACGTTAAGAGCTACTGGAAACAGAGTGGCATCTAATTGGAGTCGCTCTTGTATGAGTCCTGATGACAACTATGTTGCCGCTGGATCAGCTGATGGATCTGTATACATTTGGTCAATATCCAAAGCTGAAATTGTAAGCACTCTGAAGGAACACACTTCTCCTGTCCTCTGTTGTTCATGGAGTGGACTTGGAAAACCATTAGCCAGTGCTGACAAGAATGGAATCATATATACCTGGGCTTGA
- the LOC110600272 gene encoding autophagy-related protein 16 isoform X1, with product MDGFCPARQLMVSLVDSNAAESQEELAKEAIKHALKALRKRHLLEEAAHAPAYTALSRPIIFQGSEWKEKAENLELELQQCYRAQSRLSEQLVVEVAESRASKAALEEKEAAFTDLQKELAQTRDECSQLKVDLEEKIKALELVVSENHSLRKQLEEMTVKAKNAEAENKILVDRWMLQKMQDAERLNEANALYEEMIDRLKARGLEKLAQQQVDGVVRQSEGGTMSFVESTIPAACKHKITAHDGGCASIMFEYNSSKLISGGQDRSIKMWDTNTGSLSRTLYGCLGSVLDLSVTHDNRSVIAASSSNNLYVWDANSGRVRHTLTGHIDKVCAVDVSKISSRHIVSAAYDRTIKVWDLHKGYCTSTIVFHSNCNALCFSMDGQTICSGHVDGNLRLWDIHTGKLLSEVAAHSLAITSICLSQNGNVVLTSGRDNLHNLFDMRSLEVCGTLRATGNRVASNWSRSCMSPDDNYVAAGSADGSVYIWSISKAEIVSTLKEHTSPVLCCSWSGLGKPLASADKNGIIYTWA from the exons ATGGATGGGTTTTGTCCTGCCAGGCAATTGATGGTTTCGCTTGTGGACTCAAACGCAGCAGA GTCTCAGGAGGAGCTTGCGAAGGAAGCTATAAAGCACGCGCTTAAGGCGTTGAGGAAGCGCCATTTGCTTGAAGAAGCCGCCCATGCTCCTGCTTATACTGCTCTTTCCAGACCGATTATCTTTcag GGCTCAGAATGGAAGGAGAAAGCAGAAAATCTTGAATTGGAACTTCAGCAATGTTACAGAGCTCAGTCTCGATTATCTGAGCAACTTGTAGTGGAGGTAGCAGAGTCCAGAGCATCAAAGGCTGCACTGGAAGAGAAAGAGGCAGCATTCACTGATTTGCAAAAGGAGTTGGCTCAAACAAG GGATGAATGCTCTCAATTAAAGGTAGATTTGGAAGAAAAGATTAAGGCTCTAGAATTGGTTGTCAGTGAGAATCACTCACTTCGAAAGCAATTGGAAGAGATGACTGTCAAGGCTAAGAATGCAGAAGCAGAAAATAAGATATTAGTTGATCGCTGGATGCTGCAAAAGATGCAGGATGCTGAGCGTCTTAATGAG GCTAATGCACTATATGAAGAAATGATTGACCGGCTCAAGGCAAGAGGTTTAGAGAAACTTGCTCAGCAGCAAGTGGATGGAGTGGTCCGGCAAAGTGAAGGTGGTACTATGTCTTTTGTCGAATCAACCATTCCTGCTGCATGCAAGCACAAAATTACTGCTCATGATGGTGGCTGTGCTTCTATAATGTTTGAGTACAACTCAAGCAAATTGATTAGTGGTGGACAGGATCGATCAATCAAAATGTGGGATACAAATACAGGATCCTTAAGTCGTACACTATATGGTTGCCTTGGCTCTGTTCTTGATCTTTCTGTGACCCATGATAATAGATCTGTCATTGCAGCCAGTAGCTCAAATAACTTGTATGTATGGGATGCCAACTCAGGGCGTGTCCGTCACACTCTCACAGGCCACATTGACAAAGTGTGTGCCGTGGATGTCAGCAAAATTTCAAGTCGACATATTGTCAGTGCTGCTTATGATCGCACTATAAAAGTGTGGGATTTGCATAAGGGTTACTGCACCAGCACAATTGTCTTCCACAGCAATTGCAATGCTCTTTGTTTCAGCATGGATGGACAGACCATTTGCTCAGGCCATGTTGATGGGAATCTTCGATTATGGGATATCCATACAGGAAAGTTACTCAGTGAAGTTGCTGCACATTCACTTGCAATTACGTCTATATGTCTATCTCAAAATGGAAATGTTGTATTGACGAGTGGAAGAGACAACTTGCACAACTTATTTGATATGAGGTCTTTGGAAGTTTGTGGTACGTTAAGAGCTACTGGAAACAGAGTGGCATCTAATTGGAGTCGCTCTTGTATGAGTCCTGATGACAACTATGTTGCCGCTGGATCAGCTGATGGATCTGTATACATTTGGTCAATATCCAAAGCTGAAATTGTAAGCACTCTGAAGGAACACACTTCTCCTGTCCTCTGTTGTTCATGGAGTGGACTTGGAAAACCATTAGCCAGTGCTGACAAGAATGGAATCATATATACCTGGGCTTGA